In the genome of Cryptomeria japonica chromosome 8, Sugi_1.0, whole genome shotgun sequence, one region contains:
- the LOC131041638 gene encoding uncharacterized protein LOC131041638, with product MLPLTTISMNILMVRTIPPPTSFFHGSVALKKFQARCHSTQMSTQPMQIASSASHSAPPNSDTGFTILKEELCYSRYLNVYNRIVEHPVREEAAADSGSCKGKIVQYDIVGAKTVSFHFCAVFPYDTLTRSVTLIKEYAQGGNCYMYGVPCGGLSEKHSSLEDCARKELSEEAQLQGGNLVKLISDDHPGLLEVKWCRNRFTPFILLDPEKDAMPRPMDPEEFIEVLTVDIPTLKEIMYGGSMMLPSVVTCSMALKYLHDHDFLNSE from the exons ATGCTCCCCCTCACCACTATTTCCATGAACATTCTTATGGTTCGTACAATCCCTCCTCCAACATCTTTTTTCCACGGTTCTGTTGCTTTGAAAAAATTCCAAG CTAGGTGCCATTCTACCCAAATGTCTACACAACCAATGCAAATTGCTTCTTCTGCTTCTCATTCTGCACCACCAAATTCAGATACAGGATTCACAATTTTGAAG GAAGAACTTTGTTATTCTCGTTATTTGAATGTCTACAACCGTATTGTGGAG CATCCTGTAAGAGAGGAAGCAGCGGCAGACTCTGGCAGCTGCAAGGGGAAAATTGTACAATACGATATCGTTGGGGCAAAAACTGTTTCCTTCCATTTTTGTGCTGTTTTTCCATATGATACGCTCACAAGATCTGTTACCCTTATCAAGGAATATGCTCAG GGAGGGAATTGTTACATGTATGGAGTTCCTTGTGGCGGGTTGTCAGAAAAACATTCGTCTTTAGAAGATTGTGCAAGGAAGGAGCTCTCGGAAGAG GCACAACTGCAGGGAGGAAATTTAGTGAAGCTTATAAGTGATGATCATCCCGGTCTTTTAGAG GTAAAATGGTGCCGCAACCGATTCACTCCATTTATTCTCTTGGATCCTGAG AAAGATGCAATGCCTCGTCCAATGGACCCTGAAGAGTTTATTGAAGTATTGACAGTGGACATACCCACCTTGAAAGAGATTATGTATGGTGGTTCCATGATGCTGCCTTCAGTTGTTACTTGTAGTATGGCTTTGAAGTATCTTCACGATCATGACTTTCTTAATAGTGAGTAG